From a region of the Candidatus Brocadia sp. genome:
- a CDS encoding B12-binding domain-containing radical SAM protein, whose protein sequence is MRILLCSMPDTVPQFSAKTWRAPNLAISSLAGNIQPHHEVALADLVLRRNNLLPSVKKIIEDYRPDMVGLSAMTFQFDTARRLAVFIKTLRKDIKIALGGYHATLMYEEIASSGDGDPFDYIVRGEGEETFRDILDAAEGNREWKDIPGLSYRRQGGFLHNTPRSLENLDTLRLPRRDVRIWSGYYFSGKKLDMVETSRGCTMTCNFCSMNRMYGRTFRTYSFERIMQDLTNAKKHGARYITFSDDNITLNVKRFESLCDAIVEAGHNDLRYIVQASTAGIASSPVLAQKMARAGIQIVFLGIENVSERNLKLMNKGNMLEKTKRAIEYLHNNNLLIVGGMILGHAEDKEEDIAQNYEFFDKANIDFFGEQIITPYPKTGMRDILMNEGLVTNAIDYRKYNGFWANVKTKHLSSEDLQFLRWKYKRKYSTFFKTTPVFKANFAMVNLLRVLVLRPYYRMKNFITSWGRKERDIFNSDMKKFAEMNKFF, encoded by the coding sequence ATGAGAATTTTATTGTGTTCCATGCCTGACACCGTTCCCCAGTTTTCCGCGAAAACATGGCGGGCGCCCAATCTTGCTATCTCTTCTCTTGCGGGGAATATTCAGCCGCATCATGAGGTAGCGCTCGCCGATCTGGTGCTCAGAAGAAATAATTTATTGCCTTCCGTGAAAAAAATTATCGAAGATTATCGACCGGATATGGTAGGGTTGAGCGCCATGACCTTTCAGTTTGACACGGCGCGAAGGCTTGCAGTATTTATCAAAACCCTGCGCAAGGATATAAAAATAGCCCTTGGGGGGTACCATGCCACCCTTATGTATGAAGAAATCGCCTCTTCTGGTGACGGTGATCCTTTCGATTATATCGTCCGCGGAGAGGGTGAGGAAACCTTTCGCGACATCCTGGATGCCGCGGAAGGGAATCGGGAATGGAAGGACATTCCAGGCCTGTCCTATCGGCGCCAGGGTGGCTTTCTGCATAATACCCCGAGGTCCCTGGAAAATCTTGATACCTTACGGCTTCCGCGAAGAGACGTACGCATCTGGAGCGGGTATTATTTTTCGGGGAAAAAACTTGACATGGTTGAGACGTCCCGCGGGTGCACAATGACGTGTAATTTCTGCAGTATGAACCGCATGTATGGACGCACCTTCCGGACGTACAGCTTTGAGAGAATAATGCAAGACCTGACGAATGCAAAGAAGCATGGGGCGCGATACATCACCTTTTCAGACGATAACATTACGCTTAATGTAAAGCGGTTCGAATCCCTGTGTGACGCAATCGTGGAGGCTGGCCATAATGACCTGCGGTATATTGTGCAGGCAAGTACGGCAGGCATTGCATCATCACCCGTATTAGCCCAAAAAATGGCGCGTGCCGGCATCCAGATCGTGTTCCTGGGAATTGAAAACGTGTCCGAACGGAATTTGAAACTCATGAATAAAGGAAACATGCTGGAAAAGACAAAGCGGGCGATTGAATACCTGCACAATAATAATTTGCTGATTGTGGGAGGCATGATTCTCGGCCATGCAGAAGATAAGGAAGAAGATATTGCGCAGAATTATGAATTCTTCGACAAGGCCAATATCGATTTTTTCGGCGAACAGATTATCACCCCGTATCCGAAAACCGGTATGAGAGATATTTTGATGAATGAAGGGCTCGTTACCAATGCCATTGATTACCGCAAATACAACGGCTTTTGGGCAAATGTAAAAACGAAGCACCTCTCATCGGAAGATTTACAGTTCTTACGGTGGAAATACAAGCGGAAATACTCCACGTTTTTTAAAACAACACCAGTCTTCAAGGCAAATTTTGCCATGGTAAATCTCCTCCGGGTGCTGGTATTAAGACCGTATTACCGGATGAAAAATTTTATTACCTCCTGGGGAAGGAAAGAGCGCGATATCTTTAACAGTGACATGAAGAAATTTGCCGAGATGAATAAATTTTTTTAA